In Fibrobacter sp., a single window of DNA contains:
- a CDS encoding iron-containing alcohol dehydrogenase: MNSFTFYSPTEFVFGRATESQVGELCAKHGGSRVLIIYGGGSVVRSGLLERVKNSLAAAGIAFAEMGGVQPNPIDTKVRVGLEIARKFKPDMLLPVGGGSVIDTAKAMAVGYYYEGDFWDLYEVVGGKKKATGTCALPIGVVLTIPAAGSEGSGNAVITNTTTKVKVGIRYPMLLRPKFAVMNPELTMTLPEWQTASGVSDMMAHILERYLSNTPDVQIGDRLAEGMLLAIMECAEKVIANPDDYEARANIMWSATVAHNDTCSIGRVEDWNSHAMEHEISAEYDVTHGAGLAVIFPAFLQYGAKHNPHKIAQLGHRVLGIADSGDEAADAMAAALAMKTWLHDKLHMPVTFAQLGIENPNLELLNERLHKLKGEVLHGYMDLDAAATMEIYKLAL, from the coding sequence AGCATGGCGGGTCTCGCGTGTTGATTATTTACGGTGGCGGAAGTGTGGTGCGCTCCGGCCTTTTGGAACGCGTCAAGAATTCCTTGGCTGCTGCTGGAATTGCCTTTGCTGAAATGGGCGGCGTGCAGCCGAACCCCATTGATACCAAGGTTCGGGTCGGTCTTGAAATTGCCCGCAAATTTAAGCCGGACATGTTGCTGCCGGTGGGTGGCGGTTCCGTTATCGATACGGCCAAGGCTATGGCTGTGGGTTACTATTACGAAGGTGACTTCTGGGATCTTTACGAAGTAGTAGGTGGCAAGAAGAAGGCGACGGGAACCTGTGCGCTGCCTATTGGCGTTGTGCTGACGATTCCTGCTGCAGGTTCCGAGGGTTCCGGCAATGCGGTGATTACCAATACCACTACGAAGGTGAAGGTGGGAATCCGCTATCCAATGCTACTTCGCCCGAAGTTTGCGGTGATGAATCCGGAGCTGACCATGACTTTGCCAGAATGGCAGACTGCCAGCGGCGTCAGCGACATGATGGCCCACATTCTGGAACGTTACCTGAGCAATACTCCCGATGTGCAGATTGGCGACCGCCTTGCCGAAGGTATGCTCCTTGCCATTATGGAATGTGCAGAAAAGGTCATCGCGAATCCCGATGATTACGAAGCCCGCGCCAACATTATGTGGAGCGCCACGGTGGCTCATAACGATACCTGCTCCATCGGCCGCGTTGAAGACTGGAACAGCCATGCCATGGAACATGAAATTTCTGCGGAGTACGATGTTACCCACGGCGCAGGCCTTGCGGTGATTTTCCCTGCGTTCCTGCAGTACGGCGCTAAGCATAATCCCCACAAGATTGCCCAGCTGGGACATCGCGTGTTGGGCATTGCGGACTCCGGCGACGAGGCTGCTGATGCCATGGCTGCAGCCCTTGCCATGAAGACTTGGCTCCACGACAAGCTCCACATGCCGGTGACTTTCGCGCAACTCGGCATAGAAAACCCCAACCTGGAACTTCTCAACGAACGCCTCCACAAGTTGAAGGGTGAGGTTCTTCACGGCTACATGGATCTGGACGCTGCCGCCACCATGGAAATCTACAAGCTGGCTTTGTAA
- the dapB gene encoding dihydrodipicolinate reductase, which yields MSVQVMVNGIPGNMGKIVAETCVKRGLELVPYSLTGEIIVENESEVAGKTIQLLKPSNREERIGEVLAKYPNLICVDYTHPTAVNDNAAFYVKHKIPFVMGTTGGDRDALLKLVADANHPSVIAPNMSKQIVAFQTMIEWLATEFPTAFSGYKLSVVESHQKTKADTSGTARAVVGSFQKMGFSYTPDDIEKVRDEKSQMERMGVPEEYLGGHAFHTYSLDSEDGTVHFEFQHNVCGRKIYAEGTVDAVNFLAEQIAAGTAKPFNMMDVLRSGKMR from the coding sequence ATGTCCGTTCAAGTTATGGTAAATGGTATTCCGGGAAACATGGGCAAGATTGTGGCCGAAACCTGCGTGAAGCGCGGCCTGGAACTGGTCCCGTATTCCCTGACTGGTGAAATCATCGTCGAAAACGAATCTGAAGTGGCTGGCAAGACCATCCAGCTTCTGAAGCCCAGCAACCGCGAAGAACGCATCGGTGAAGTTCTTGCCAAGTACCCGAACCTCATCTGCGTTGACTACACTCATCCCACTGCCGTGAACGACAACGCCGCTTTCTACGTAAAGCATAAGATTCCCTTCGTGATGGGCACCACCGGTGGTGACCGTGACGCTCTCCTGAAGCTGGTTGCCGATGCGAACCATCCCAGCGTGATTGCTCCCAACATGAGCAAGCAGATTGTGGCCTTCCAGACCATGATCGAATGGCTGGCTACTGAATTCCCCACCGCCTTCAGCGGCTACAAGCTTTCTGTGGTAGAAAGCCACCAGAAGACCAAGGCTGACACTAGCGGTACTGCTCGTGCCGTGGTTGGCTCCTTCCAGAAGATGGGCTTCAGCTATACTCCGGACGATATCGAAAAGGTCCGCGACGAAAAGAGCCAGATGGAACGTATGGGCGTGCCCGAAGAATACCTGGGCGGTCATGCATTCCACACCTACAGCCTGGACAGCGAAGACGGCACCGTCCACTTCGAATTCCAGCACAACGTGTGCGGCCGTAAGATCTACGCCGAAGGTACCGTTGACGCCGTGAACTTCCTGGCAGAACAGATTGCCGCCGGCACTGCAAAGCCCTTCAACATGATGGACGTCCTCCGCTCCGGTAAGATGCGTTAA
- a CDS encoding ABC transporter permease subunit: protein MRSYILRRLLLMVPTLIGISLVCFILIQLLPGGPVEEMISRAQQAAAMKGGVDASKALSPDQIAQIQAYFGFDQPAWKRYLTWLWNVLHLDLGNSYTYGLPVWDVITSRFPISLFFGFTSFFLSYLICIPLGLWKAVRHGSKLDSLSSGVIFSGYVMPGYALGILLIIFLAGGSYLDIFPLGGLTSDEFEDFSFFEKIVDLAHHLVLPIFCYMISEFAFLTFLMKNSALEELGRDYMRTALAKGLSFRKALVHHALRNALIPIATRLSEICTLMFAGALLIEKVFDIDGMGLLYYNSMVNRDYNVVMGIIFLSSLMAMIGRLFSDILYTMVDPRIKFS from the coding sequence ATGCGTTCCTATATCCTTAGACGTTTGCTGCTGATGGTCCCGACTCTTATCGGGATTTCATTGGTATGCTTCATCCTGATTCAGTTGCTGCCTGGCGGACCTGTGGAAGAAATGATTTCCCGAGCCCAGCAGGCTGCCGCCATGAAGGGTGGGGTAGATGCGTCCAAGGCGCTGTCGCCAGACCAGATTGCTCAGATCCAGGCCTACTTCGGTTTTGACCAGCCGGCCTGGAAACGCTACCTGACCTGGCTCTGGAACGTTCTCCATCTGGATTTAGGTAACAGCTACACTTACGGCTTGCCTGTCTGGGACGTGATTACCAGCCGTTTCCCCATTTCCTTGTTCTTTGGCTTTACCTCGTTCTTCCTCAGTTATCTGATCTGTATTCCTCTTGGTCTTTGGAAGGCTGTGCGCCACGGAAGCAAACTGGATTCTCTTAGCAGCGGCGTGATTTTCTCGGGCTATGTGATGCCTGGTTACGCCTTGGGTATCTTGCTGATCATCTTTTTGGCAGGCGGCTCCTACCTGGACATTTTCCCGCTAGGCGGCTTGACTTCCGACGAGTTCGAGGACTTTTCCTTCTTTGAAAAGATTGTAGACTTGGCTCACCATCTTGTGCTGCCCATCTTCTGCTACATGATCAGCGAATTTGCGTTCCTTACGTTCCTAATGAAGAACTCTGCCTTGGAGGAACTGGGTAGAGACTACATGCGAACTGCCCTTGCCAAGGGCTTGAGTTTTAGGAAGGCCTTGGTTCACCATGCCCTGCGTAATGCCTTGATTCCCATTGCGACACGTCTCAGCGAAATCTGCACCTTGATGTTTGCCGGAGCCCTTTTGATCGAAAAGGTTTTCGATATCGATGGCATGGGCCTTCTTTACTACAACTCCATGGTGAACCGTGATTATAACGTGGTCATGGGCATCATTTTCCTGAGCAGTTTAATGGCTATGATTGGTCGACTGTTCAGCGATATCCTGTACACCATGGTAGACCCGAGAATCAAATTCAGTTAA
- a CDS encoding phosphotransferase, translating to MNNEIVSPAVKDFLLSHGYSADAEISTIAGAGSGRKYYRIASGDRSCVLQVSATVDDDFKRFVDYSKTFAEYGLPVPRVYFVDEATCSVVQEDLGAHNLLDNILPEGQDKKSGNVRILYPVVIDALVKWQEVSRSLFSSHSDLWLRRFDFAALKWETDYFTENFLMSHKGISEIPDSVRNFYSMIAIAVDAQPKVLMHRDFQSQNIMVKPDAEIAFVDYQGARRGSMFYDLASLLWDPYVSLSLTEIKDFFEYWRTSFRETKTYTKEDAWEAFIHASLQRVMQAMGAYCFLSKVKGIQKFEKYIEPGKAQLRVLFAEFKKVAKATSPEVFEFMEKALA from the coding sequence ATGAATAACGAAATCGTTTCTCCTGCTGTTAAAGATTTTCTTTTGTCTCACGGCTATTCTGCCGATGCTGAAATTTCCACTATTGCCGGTGCTGGTTCGGGCCGAAAGTACTACCGTATCGCCAGCGGCGATCGCAGTTGCGTTCTGCAGGTGTCTGCAACGGTGGACGACGATTTCAAACGCTTTGTCGATTATTCCAAGACTTTCGCTGAATATGGCCTTCCGGTCCCTCGAGTCTATTTCGTAGACGAGGCCACCTGTTCCGTGGTGCAGGAAGACCTTGGTGCCCACAACCTCCTGGACAACATTCTTCCTGAAGGTCAGGATAAGAAGTCCGGCAACGTGCGCATTCTCTATCCGGTGGTTATCGATGCTCTGGTCAAGTGGCAGGAAGTTTCCCGCTCTTTGTTCAGTTCCCATTCCGACCTGTGGCTCCGTCGCTTTGACTTTGCCGCCCTCAAGTGGGAAACCGATTATTTTACAGAAAATTTCTTGATGTCCCATAAGGGTATTTCCGAGATTCCGGATTCTGTCCGCAATTTCTATTCCATGATTGCCATTGCCGTGGATGCCCAGCCCAAGGTCCTGATGCATCGCGATTTCCAGAGCCAGAACATCATGGTGAAACCCGATGCCGAAATCGCTTTCGTTGATTATCAAGGCGCTCGCCGCGGTTCCATGTTCTACGATCTTGCAAGTCTTCTTTGGGATCCGTATGTAAGCCTTTCCCTTACCGAGATCAAGGATTTCTTTGAATACTGGCGCACGTCATTCCGTGAAACCAAGACTTACACAAAGGAAGATGCTTGGGAGGCCTTTATCCATGCAAGCCTTCAGCGCGTAATGCAGGCCATGGGTGCCTACTGCTTCCTTTCCAAGGTCAAGGGAATCCAGAAATTCGAAAAGTACATTGAACCGGGCAAGGCTCAGCTCCGTGTGCTGTTCGCCGAATTCAAGAAGGTTGCCAAGGCTACCAGTCCCGAAGTCTTTGAGTTCATGGAAAAGGCTTTGGCTTAA
- a CDS encoding PTS sugar transporter subunit IIA, which yields MALVYTKYYAQAETFGRAIGFAYDALVHGPCSFDANATWKGLVERVKQGVYMGEGLLLPHTRVPGLAQPLMAFVVCPEGLTGIEVRGGEKAQFMCVLLSPAESATAHTMVIADMAKKMLNPEWKAKALQVKSDAEIKALFE from the coding sequence ATGGCTTTAGTTTATACGAAGTATTATGCTCAGGCGGAAACCTTTGGCCGAGCCATAGGCTTTGCCTACGATGCCCTGGTTCATGGACCTTGTTCCTTCGATGCCAACGCAACCTGGAAGGGACTTGTTGAACGTGTAAAGCAGGGTGTGTATATGGGGGAGGGACTGCTGCTGCCTCATACTCGAGTTCCCGGTTTGGCTCAACCTCTGATGGCCTTCGTTGTTTGTCCCGAAGGATTGACCGGGATTGAAGTCCGTGGTGGCGAAAAGGCTCAGTTCATGTGCGTTCTGCTGTCTCCGGCGGAATCCGCCACAGCCCATACCATGGTCATTGCAGATATGGCAAAGAAAATGCTGAATCCCGAATGGAAAGCCAAGGCCCTGCAGGTCAAGAGCGATGCCGAAATCAAGGCACTCTTTGAGTAA
- the rpsD gene encoding 30S ribosomal protein S4 gives MSSFRGPKGKVARSLDLAVSNKTQKALDRRHFAPGQHGQNRKKSASVYKQQLVEKQRLRFTYNISEAQLAKAYKEANRRAGSAGDNLMILLETRLDAAVLRMGFARTIFAARQYVAHGHFTVNGVRSFSPSRQLKAGDVIAVREQSKEHVQIKEALAAGATVPEYLTVDAGKMSGSLVKLPLRDQIPVQLQEQLVVEYYSR, from the coding sequence ATGTCCTCTTTCCGTGGACCTAAGGGCAAGGTTGCCCGTTCCTTGGACCTTGCTGTTTCTAACAAGACTCAGAAGGCTCTCGACCGTCGTCACTTTGCTCCTGGCCAGCATGGTCAGAACCGCAAGAAGTCCGCTTCTGTGTACAAGCAGCAGCTCGTTGAAAAGCAGCGTCTGCGTTTCACCTACAACATTTCCGAAGCTCAGTTGGCAAAGGCCTATAAGGAAGCCAACCGTCGCGCCGGTTCTGCAGGTGACAACCTGATGATCTTGCTCGAAACCCGTCTCGATGCCGCTGTGCTCCGCATGGGCTTCGCTCGCACCATCTTTGCTGCTCGTCAGTATGTTGCTCACGGTCACTTCACCGTGAACGGCGTCCGTAGCTTCTCTCCGTCTCGTCAGCTCAAGGCTGGTGACGTGATTGCAGTTCGCGAACAGTCTAAGGAACACGTTCAGATCAAGGAAGCCCTGGCAGCAGGCGCAACCGTTCCTGAATATCTGACTGTTGATGCTGGCAAGATGTCCGGCTCTCTCGTGAAGCTCCCGCTCCGCGACCAGATCCCCGTACAGCTGCAGGAACAGCTCGTTGTGGAATACTACTCTCGCTAG
- a CDS encoding FdtA/QdtA family cupin domain-containing protein — MNWNEPQLIDIPIVHDERGNLSVVEGGELMPFDIKRVYYLYDVPGGSTRGGHAHRKLRQLIFAASGSFDVVLDDGKTRQKFQLNRSYKGLYIPTMTWREIENFSSGAVCMVLASEHYDAADYIYEYNDFLKEVE; from the coding sequence ATGAATTGGAACGAACCCCAGCTGATCGATATCCCCATTGTACACGATGAACGTGGTAACCTGAGCGTTGTGGAAGGGGGCGAACTGATGCCCTTTGATATCAAACGCGTATATTACCTGTACGATGTGCCCGGTGGATCTACCCGCGGGGGGCATGCCCATCGTAAGCTTCGTCAACTGATTTTTGCCGCCAGCGGTAGCTTTGACGTGGTGCTGGACGACGGCAAGACCCGTCAGAAGTTCCAGTTGAACCGTTCCTACAAGGGCTTGTACATTCCCACCATGACCTGGCGTGAAATCGAGAATTTCAGCAGCGGTGCGGTATGCATGGTGTTGGCTTCGGAACATTACGACGCTGCCGACTATATATATGAGTATAATGACTTCCTGAAGGAAGTGGAATAA
- a CDS encoding GNAT family N-acetyltransferase — MMKIYYFKDMLELLNYKKELDHRLDNFVFQESVNGTFLQSRQFLNYHPENRFKDASFALERSGTIAVYFPGNEIQEPDGSKTFVSHQGSTFGGPIFSKAFYSASRVMEALKFADQLFASKYKKVRLKITPALFAKESPDVIEYALEHLGYTRHTELSSCTTLVDADRNQIADPLANCEKDCRRIFRNSEKFDIIYRAFNAADVQTGKPSRELQEFYSFLEISKAKHNVKPVHSMEELCDLEKRLNVAAPDGTTQERIRFRGIWLNDRYVAAMMLFAFPEVGVLHAQYIAPDDNFKEFHPTTTLYVNAMREAAREGFKNFSWGISTEEGGNYLNESLIKYKESLGAKPVVNVYYTKDF; from the coding sequence ATGATGAAGATTTACTACTTTAAGGATATGCTTGAACTGCTGAACTACAAAAAGGAACTGGACCATCGACTGGACAACTTTGTTTTCCAGGAATCCGTCAATGGGACTTTTTTACAGAGCAGGCAGTTTCTCAACTACCATCCGGAAAATCGTTTTAAGGATGCAAGCTTCGCACTAGAACGTAGCGGAACCATTGCAGTCTATTTTCCAGGCAACGAAATCCAGGAACCGGATGGTAGCAAGACTTTCGTATCCCATCAGGGTTCAACTTTCGGTGGTCCCATATTCAGCAAGGCATTCTACTCTGCAAGCCGAGTCATGGAAGCCCTGAAATTTGCAGACCAGCTTTTCGCAAGCAAATACAAGAAGGTTAGACTCAAGATTACTCCGGCCCTTTTCGCCAAGGAATCTCCGGATGTAATCGAATACGCCCTGGAGCATCTGGGATACACCCGCCATACGGAACTCAGTTCCTGTACCACCCTCGTGGATGCCGACCGCAACCAGATTGCCGACCCTCTGGCCAACTGCGAAAAGGACTGCCGCCGCATCTTCCGCAATTCTGAAAAGTTCGATATTATCTACCGGGCATTCAATGCGGCCGATGTTCAAACCGGCAAACCCTCCAGGGAACTTCAGGAATTCTACAGTTTCCTCGAAATTTCCAAGGCCAAGCATAACGTAAAGCCGGTTCATTCCATGGAAGAACTTTGCGATCTGGAAAAGCGTCTCAATGTTGCCGCCCCAGACGGCACGACTCAGGAAAGAATCCGTTTCCGCGGTATCTGGCTTAACGACCGTTATGTGGCCGCAATGATGCTATTCGCCTTCCCTGAAGTAGGCGTTCTTCACGCCCAGTACATCGCTCCAGACGACAACTTCAAGGAATTCCATCCAACCACAACGTTGTATGTAAACGCCATGCGTGAAGCAGCCCGCGAAGGTTTCAAGAACTTCAGCTGGGGCATTTCCACCGAAGAGGGCGGAAACTACTTGAACGAAAGCCTTATCAAGTACAAGGAATCTCTCGGGGCAAAGCCTGTAGTAAACGTCTACTACACCAAGGATTTCTAA
- a CDS encoding DegT/DnrJ/EryC1/StrS family aminotransferase, producing the protein MTKVPYYPLKRVVDSYEGELQKATNRVVESGWFIRGKECESFEKDFADYCGAKYCVGVGNGLEALSLILKGYIELGRLELGDGVIVPSNTFIATWLAVKAAGLVPMPAEPDSETSVLNLENVQKALVHGQYSSVRVKAILAVHLYGRLCPMDRLKAFAEERDLLLLEDAAQAHGAAMMCVSAEDGAQKMYRAGNLGDAAGFSFYPGKNLGALGDAGAVVTSDENLACVVRMLANYGSEKKYVHEYVGENSRLDEIQAAVLSVKLPRLEAENESRRKLAERYCQEIRNPLVRLPMVAPERRISHVWHIFAVHCELPDGSSCRDALQKHLAGLGVETLIHYPTPPHRQKAFVDTYGVVDYPVAEKLAREELSLPLHPYMTEDEIQSVIDGVNSFNPTEVSAKAGA; encoded by the coding sequence ATGACAAAAGTTCCCTACTATCCCTTGAAGCGCGTGGTGGATTCCTACGAAGGTGAATTGCAGAAGGCAACGAACCGTGTGGTGGAATCCGGATGGTTTATTCGCGGTAAAGAATGCGAATCCTTTGAAAAGGACTTTGCTGATTATTGCGGGGCCAAGTATTGCGTTGGGGTAGGGAATGGCCTGGAAGCTCTTTCCTTGATATTGAAGGGTTATATTGAACTTGGCCGCTTGGAACTGGGTGACGGGGTGATTGTTCCTAGTAACACCTTTATTGCAACCTGGCTTGCGGTAAAGGCTGCAGGACTGGTTCCCATGCCAGCGGAACCTGATTCTGAAACTTCCGTCTTGAATTTGGAAAATGTACAGAAGGCTCTTGTTCACGGCCAGTACAGCAGTGTCCGGGTGAAGGCCATTCTGGCTGTACACCTGTATGGACGTCTTTGCCCTATGGATAGGCTTAAGGCCTTTGCTGAAGAACGTGACCTGCTTCTGCTGGAAGATGCTGCCCAGGCCCATGGTGCCGCCATGATGTGCGTTTCCGCTGAGGATGGTGCGCAGAAGATGTATCGCGCAGGAAATCTGGGTGATGCCGCCGGCTTCAGCTTCTATCCTGGCAAGAACCTTGGGGCTCTTGGGGATGCAGGCGCTGTAGTCACTTCAGACGAAAATCTGGCCTGCGTGGTGCGCATGCTTGCCAATTACGGCTCCGAAAAGAAGTACGTCCACGAATACGTCGGTGAAAATTCCCGCCTGGATGAAATTCAGGCAGCCGTACTGTCTGTTAAGCTTCCTCGGCTGGAGGCAGAAAATGAAAGCCGCCGTAAGCTGGCGGAACGCTATTGCCAGGAAATAAGGAACCCTCTGGTTCGCCTTCCCATGGTAGCTCCTGAAAGAAGAATTTCCCACGTATGGCATATCTTTGCTGTCCACTGTGAACTTCCCGATGGTTCCAGCTGTCGTGACGCCCTCCAGAAACATCTGGCAGGACTTGGCGTGGAAACGCTGATTCATTACCCCACGCCGCCCCACAGGCAGAAGGCCTTTGTGGATACTTACGGCGTGGTGGACTATCCCGTTGCAGAAAAGCTTGCCCGGGAAGAGCTAAGTTTGCCGCTACATCCCTATATGACCGAGGATGAAATCCAGTCCGTCATCGACGGCGTAAACAGTTTTAACCCTACCGAAGTTTCTGCGAAGGCGGGTGCGTAA